In Gossypium arboreum isolate Shixiya-1 chromosome 6, ASM2569848v2, whole genome shotgun sequence, the following are encoded in one genomic region:
- the LOC108484618 gene encoding SHUGOSHIN 2-like isoform X4, translating into MENLTTLDTGTADVAGDKLRGEIMENRCSMGNVSRKGLTDISNLQQQPKLLNQGAKLLLQPASLGTKDYIDKLQQENMMLMKVLADRNKVIELSGIELQKLRINLEKFQQQNMVLAQANSQMLAELNSSKDRLKALKHELGCKNALLKAIKLELGTNKCGKAGESHDEKDGENKTCNTNGCGETGESLKGEDKENKPCNMTRKRQSYDLGPCNIKPVQGKEGVKNKRVYAKRQSARRKTQAETTEDVIEVDDTKSFDSTCDDKVHGSGPSDIKPVQAKEGIDNKRVCLRRQSARFKSQEPETTEYMFEVDDTKSFDSTCDDKVHGSGPSDIKPVQTKEGIDNKGFLVCLKRLSARFKAQEPETTEYMCEVDDTKSFAPICDDKVCKSGPSDIKSTQGNKRDDGKRQSAKIRAQEPETSIDVFDVDDVRCLVSSISDDKVHESGQLSSNSSVKSEQEEGNTSMSTRNEAQELRRVSVGRPLRRAVEKVQSYKEMKVNVKMRREV; encoded by the exons ATGGAAAATTTAACAACACTCGACACTGGAACCGCCGACGTTGCAG GTGATAAATTGAGAGGGGAGATTATGGAAAATAGATGCTCAATGGGTAATGTGTCAAGGAAAGGGCTTACTGACATATCCAACTTACAGCAGCAACCTAAATTGTTAAACCAAGGTGCAAAGCTGCTGTTGCAACCTGCTTCACTCGGGACTAAAGATTACATCGACAAACTTCAACAG GAAAATATGATGCTGATGAAAGTTCTTGCAGATCGAAA TAAAGTCATTGAATTGAGTGGAATTGAATTACAAAAGCTGAGAATCAATTTGGAGAAGTTTCAGCAACAGAACATGGTACTTGCCCAAGCAAACAGCCAGATGTTAGCG GAACTTAATTCAAGCAAAGATAGG TTGAAAGCCCTTAAACATGAGCTGGGATGTAAAAATGCTCTGCTTAAAGCTATTAAATTGgag TTAGGAACAAACAAGTGTGGCAAGGCAGGTGAATCACATGATGAAAAAGATGGAGAAAATAAAACTTGTAATACGAACGGATGTGGCGAGACAGGTGAATCCCTTAAAGGAGAAGATAAAGAGAATAAACCGTGTAATATGACCAGAAAGAGACAATCGTACGATCTTG GTCCTTGTAATATTAAACCAGTCCAAGGCAAAGAGGGGGTCAAGAACAAAAG GGTGTATGCAAAAAGGCAATCTGCTAGGCGTAAAACCCAAGCAGAAACAACTGAAGATGTAATTGAGGTAGATGATACAAAATCTTTTGATTCTACCTGTGATGATAAGGTCCATGGGAGTGGCCCTTCTGATATCAAACCAGTCCAAGCTAAGGAAGGGATTGACAACAAAAG GGTTTGTTTAAGAAGGCAATCTGCTAGGTTTAAATCCCAAGAACCTGAAACTACTGAATATATGTTTGAGGTAGATGATACAAAATCTTTTGATTCTACCTGTGATGATAAGGTCCATGGGAGTGGCCCTTCTGATATCAAACCAGTCCAAACCAAGGAGGGGATTGACAACAAAGGGTTTTT GGTTTGTTTAAAAAGGCTATCTGCTAGGTTTAAAGCCCAAGAACCTGAAACTACTGAATATATGTGCGAGGTAGATGATACAAAATCTTTTGCTCCTATCTGTGATGATAAGGTGTGTAAAAGTGGCCCTTCTGATATTAAATCCACCCAAGGCAACAAAAGGGATGACGGCAAAAG GCAATCTGCTAAGATTAGAGCACAAGAACCAGAAACGAGCATAGATGTGTTTGACGTAGATGATGTCAGGTGTCTTGTTTCATCTATCAGTGATGATAAGGTGCATGAAAGTGGCCAACTATCTTCCAATTCATCAGTGAAAAGCGAACAGGAAGAAGGAAATACGAGTATGTCCACCAGAAATGAAGCTCAAGAACTTAGAAGGGTATCTGTGGGAAGGCCTTTACGCCGAGCAGTGGAGAAGGTCCAATCCTACAAGGAAATGAAGGTTAATGTGAAGATGCGCAGAGAAGTGTGA
- the LOC108484618 gene encoding SHUGOSHIN 2-like isoform X2: MENLTTLDTGTADVAGDKLRGEIMENRCSMGNVSRKGLTDISNLQQQPKLLNQGAKLLLQPASLGTKDYIDKLQQENMMLMKVLADRNKVIELSGIELQKLRINLEKFQQQNMVLAQANSQMLAELNSSKDRLKALKHELGCKNALLKAIKLELGTNKCGKAGESHDEKDGENKTCNTNGCGETGESLKGEDKENKPCNMTRKRQSYDLGPCNIKPVQGKEGVKNKSRVYAKRQSARRKTQAETTEDVIEVDDTKSFDSTCDDKVHGSGPSDIKPVQAKEGIDNKRVCLRRQSARFKSQEPETTEYMFEVDDTKSFDSTCDDKVHGSGPSDIKPVQTKEGIDNKGFLVCLKRLSARFKAQEPETTEYMCEVDDTKSFAPICDDKVCKSGPSDIKSTQGNKRDDGKRQSAKIRAQEPETSIDVFDVDDVRCLVSSISDDKVHESGQLSSNSSVKSEQEEGNTSMSTRNEAQELRRVSVGRPLRRAVEKVQSYKEMKVNVKMRREV; this comes from the exons ATGGAAAATTTAACAACACTCGACACTGGAACCGCCGACGTTGCAG GTGATAAATTGAGAGGGGAGATTATGGAAAATAGATGCTCAATGGGTAATGTGTCAAGGAAAGGGCTTACTGACATATCCAACTTACAGCAGCAACCTAAATTGTTAAACCAAGGTGCAAAGCTGCTGTTGCAACCTGCTTCACTCGGGACTAAAGATTACATCGACAAACTTCAACAG GAAAATATGATGCTGATGAAAGTTCTTGCAGATCGAAA TAAAGTCATTGAATTGAGTGGAATTGAATTACAAAAGCTGAGAATCAATTTGGAGAAGTTTCAGCAACAGAACATGGTACTTGCCCAAGCAAACAGCCAGATGTTAGCG GAACTTAATTCAAGCAAAGATAGG TTGAAAGCCCTTAAACATGAGCTGGGATGTAAAAATGCTCTGCTTAAAGCTATTAAATTGgag TTAGGAACAAACAAGTGTGGCAAGGCAGGTGAATCACATGATGAAAAAGATGGAGAAAATAAAACTTGTAATACGAACGGATGTGGCGAGACAGGTGAATCCCTTAAAGGAGAAGATAAAGAGAATAAACCGTGTAATATGACCAGAAAGAGACAATCGTACGATCTTG GTCCTTGTAATATTAAACCAGTCCAAGGCAAAGAGGGGGTCAAGAACAAAAG CAGGGTGTATGCAAAAAGGCAATCTGCTAGGCGTAAAACCCAAGCAGAAACAACTGAAGATGTAATTGAGGTAGATGATACAAAATCTTTTGATTCTACCTGTGATGATAAGGTCCATGGGAGTGGCCCTTCTGATATCAAACCAGTCCAAGCTAAGGAAGGGATTGACAACAAAAG GGTTTGTTTAAGAAGGCAATCTGCTAGGTTTAAATCCCAAGAACCTGAAACTACTGAATATATGTTTGAGGTAGATGATACAAAATCTTTTGATTCTACCTGTGATGATAAGGTCCATGGGAGTGGCCCTTCTGATATCAAACCAGTCCAAACCAAGGAGGGGATTGACAACAAAGGGTTTTT GGTTTGTTTAAAAAGGCTATCTGCTAGGTTTAAAGCCCAAGAACCTGAAACTACTGAATATATGTGCGAGGTAGATGATACAAAATCTTTTGCTCCTATCTGTGATGATAAGGTGTGTAAAAGTGGCCCTTCTGATATTAAATCCACCCAAGGCAACAAAAGGGATGACGGCAAAAG GCAATCTGCTAAGATTAGAGCACAAGAACCAGAAACGAGCATAGATGTGTTTGACGTAGATGATGTCAGGTGTCTTGTTTCATCTATCAGTGATGATAAGGTGCATGAAAGTGGCCAACTATCTTCCAATTCATCAGTGAAAAGCGAACAGGAAGAAGGAAATACGAGTATGTCCACCAGAAATGAAGCTCAAGAACTTAGAAGGGTATCTGTGGGAAGGCCTTTACGCCGAGCAGTGGAGAAGGTCCAATCCTACAAGGAAATGAAGGTTAATGTGAAGATGCGCAGAGAAGTGTGA
- the LOC108484618 gene encoding SHUGOSHIN 2-like isoform X7 gives MENLTTLDTGTADVAGDKLRGEIMENRCSMGNVSRKGLTDISNLQQQPKLLNQGAKLLLQPASLGTKDYIDKLQQENMMLMKVLADRNKVIELSGIELQKLRINLEKFQQQNMVLAQANSQMLAELNSSKDRLKALKHELGCKNALLKAIKLELGTNKCGKAGESHDEKDGENKTCNTNGCGETGESLKGEDKENKPCNMTRKRQSYDLGPCNIKPVQGKEGVKNKSRVYAKRQSARRKTQAETTEDVIEVDDTKSFDSTCDDKVHGSGPSDIKPVQAKEGIDNKRVCLRRQSARFKSQEPETTEYMFEVDDTKSFDSTCDDKVHGSGPSDIKPVQTKEGIDNKGVCLKRLSARFKAQEPETTEYMCEVDDTKSFAPICDDKVCKSGPSDIKSTQGNKRDDGKRQSAKIRAQEPETSIDVFDVDDVRCLVSSISDDKVHESGQLSSNSSVKSEQEEGNTSMSTRNEAQELRRVSVGRPLRRAVEKVQSYKEMKVNVKMRREV, from the exons ATGGAAAATTTAACAACACTCGACACTGGAACCGCCGACGTTGCAG GTGATAAATTGAGAGGGGAGATTATGGAAAATAGATGCTCAATGGGTAATGTGTCAAGGAAAGGGCTTACTGACATATCCAACTTACAGCAGCAACCTAAATTGTTAAACCAAGGTGCAAAGCTGCTGTTGCAACCTGCTTCACTCGGGACTAAAGATTACATCGACAAACTTCAACAG GAAAATATGATGCTGATGAAAGTTCTTGCAGATCGAAA TAAAGTCATTGAATTGAGTGGAATTGAATTACAAAAGCTGAGAATCAATTTGGAGAAGTTTCAGCAACAGAACATGGTACTTGCCCAAGCAAACAGCCAGATGTTAGCG GAACTTAATTCAAGCAAAGATAGG TTGAAAGCCCTTAAACATGAGCTGGGATGTAAAAATGCTCTGCTTAAAGCTATTAAATTGgag TTAGGAACAAACAAGTGTGGCAAGGCAGGTGAATCACATGATGAAAAAGATGGAGAAAATAAAACTTGTAATACGAACGGATGTGGCGAGACAGGTGAATCCCTTAAAGGAGAAGATAAAGAGAATAAACCGTGTAATATGACCAGAAAGAGACAATCGTACGATCTTG GTCCTTGTAATATTAAACCAGTCCAAGGCAAAGAGGGGGTCAAGAACAAAAG CAGGGTGTATGCAAAAAGGCAATCTGCTAGGCGTAAAACCCAAGCAGAAACAACTGAAGATGTAATTGAGGTAGATGATACAAAATCTTTTGATTCTACCTGTGATGATAAGGTCCATGGGAGTGGCCCTTCTGATATCAAACCAGTCCAAGCTAAGGAAGGGATTGACAACAAAAG GGTTTGTTTAAGAAGGCAATCTGCTAGGTTTAAATCCCAAGAACCTGAAACTACTGAATATATGTTTGAGGTAGATGATACAAAATCTTTTGATTCTACCTGTGATGATAAGGTCCATGGGAGTGGCCCTTCTGATATCAAACCAGTCCAAACCAAGGAGGGGATTGACAACAAAGG GGTTTGTTTAAAAAGGCTATCTGCTAGGTTTAAAGCCCAAGAACCTGAAACTACTGAATATATGTGCGAGGTAGATGATACAAAATCTTTTGCTCCTATCTGTGATGATAAGGTGTGTAAAAGTGGCCCTTCTGATATTAAATCCACCCAAGGCAACAAAAGGGATGACGGCAAAAG GCAATCTGCTAAGATTAGAGCACAAGAACCAGAAACGAGCATAGATGTGTTTGACGTAGATGATGTCAGGTGTCTTGTTTCATCTATCAGTGATGATAAGGTGCATGAAAGTGGCCAACTATCTTCCAATTCATCAGTGAAAAGCGAACAGGAAGAAGGAAATACGAGTATGTCCACCAGAAATGAAGCTCAAGAACTTAGAAGGGTATCTGTGGGAAGGCCTTTACGCCGAGCAGTGGAGAAGGTCCAATCCTACAAGGAAATGAAGGTTAATGTGAAGATGCGCAGAGAAGTGTGA